In Streptomyces capitiformicae, one genomic interval encodes:
- a CDS encoding FadR/GntR family transcriptional regulator, with protein MSLTDKAIEQIRELIRTGALPPGSKLPPEPDLAAQLGLSRNLAREAVKALAVARVLEVRRGDGTYVTSLQPSLLLEGLGGAVELLQGDSVALQDLMEVRRLLEPMATALAATRISDTQLAEVKRHLDAMRDARDDVEQLNAHDAAFHRAVVSATGNETLLTLLEGISGRTLRARIWRGLVDDKAGGRTLAEHEAIFNALSTRDAALSQAAALLHVSNTELWLREHLRSGEPLPVGTTARK; from the coding sequence ATGTCTCTGACGGACAAGGCCATCGAGCAGATTCGTGAGCTGATCCGGACCGGTGCGCTGCCTCCGGGCTCGAAGCTACCGCCGGAGCCGGACCTGGCCGCCCAGCTGGGACTGTCCCGCAACCTCGCCCGGGAAGCGGTCAAGGCACTGGCCGTCGCGCGGGTTCTGGAGGTCCGACGAGGCGACGGCACCTATGTCACCAGCCTGCAGCCGAGCCTGCTCCTGGAAGGTCTCGGCGGCGCGGTGGAGCTGCTGCAGGGCGACTCGGTCGCCCTGCAGGACCTCATGGAGGTACGGCGGCTCCTCGAACCGATGGCCACGGCCCTTGCCGCCACCCGGATCTCCGACACCCAACTGGCCGAAGTGAAGCGGCACTTGGATGCCATGCGCGACGCCCGCGACGACGTGGAACAACTCAACGCCCACGACGCCGCCTTCCACCGCGCCGTCGTCTCGGCCACGGGCAACGAGACCCTCCTCACCCTCCTGGAAGGGATCTCCGGCCGCACCCTGCGCGCCCGCATCTGGCGCGGTCTGGTCGACGACAAGGCCGGGGGCCGCACCCTCGCCGAGCACGAGGCGATCTTCAACGCCCTGTCCACCCGTGACGCCGCCCTCAGCCAGGCCGCCGCACTGCTCCACGTGAGCAACACCGAGCTGTGGCTGAGGGAACACCTGCGTTCGGGCGAACCCCTCCCCGTCGGGACGACAGCGCGAAAGTGA
- a CDS encoding ABC transporter ATP-binding protein encodes MEIAAGEFVTFLGSSGSGKTTTLMMIAGFCEPDSGTITVGDRDVTRLAPQKRNLGFVFQQYLLFPHMTVSENVAFPLTLRGVAKDEIRRRVGETLEIAGLSGFGGRKPRELSGGQQQRVALCRALVYRPPVILMDEPLGALDKKLRDQLQVEIKSIQQELGLTVIYVTHDQEEALVMSDRIAVMRNGLIEQFDTPRELFERPKTPFVADFLGAANFLPGRIEKQDGEHTLVRLDASGGLIKARRHDLAPGTQVKVAVQPGRLRASAADDGFCTGTVETATYVGTLVRAGVRIDGKDAPLVRLEVPAGRGPVAGERVGITADPEDVNLFADEQAG; translated from the coding sequence ATGGAGATCGCGGCGGGTGAGTTCGTCACCTTCCTCGGCTCCTCCGGGTCGGGCAAGACCACGACGTTGATGATGATCGCCGGGTTCTGCGAACCGGACTCCGGGACCATCACCGTCGGGGACCGTGATGTGACGCGGCTGGCGCCGCAGAAACGAAACCTCGGCTTCGTCTTCCAGCAGTACCTGCTCTTCCCGCATATGACCGTGAGCGAGAACGTCGCTTTCCCGCTCACCCTGCGCGGGGTGGCGAAGGACGAGATCCGCCGCCGGGTGGGGGAGACGCTGGAGATCGCGGGCCTGTCCGGGTTCGGCGGCCGCAAGCCGCGCGAGCTGTCCGGTGGTCAGCAGCAGCGCGTCGCTCTGTGCCGGGCGCTGGTCTACCGCCCGCCGGTCATCCTCATGGACGAACCGCTGGGCGCCCTGGACAAGAAGCTGCGTGACCAGCTCCAGGTCGAGATCAAGTCCATCCAGCAGGAACTGGGCCTGACCGTCATCTATGTGACGCACGATCAGGAAGAAGCACTGGTCATGTCGGACCGTATCGCGGTGATGCGCAACGGTCTGATCGAGCAGTTCGACACCCCCCGTGAGCTGTTCGAACGGCCGAAGACGCCGTTCGTGGCGGACTTCCTCGGCGCGGCGAACTTCCTGCCCGGCCGCATCGAGAAGCAGGACGGCGAGCACACCCTGGTCCGCCTGGATGCCAGTGGCGGCCTGATCAAGGCGCGCCGCCACGATCTGGCTCCCGGCACGCAGGTGAAGGTGGCTGTGCAGCCGGGCCGGCTGCGCGCCTCGGCCGCCGATGACGGGTTCTGTACGGGCACGGTGGAGACCGCCACCTACGTCGGCACCCTGGTCCGCGCCGGCGTACGCATCGACGGCAAGGACGCGCCGCTGGTGCGTCTGGAGGTACCGGCCGGCCGGGGCCCGGTTGCCGGGGAGCGGGTCGGGATCACCGCCGACCCCGAGGACGTCAACCTCTTCGCCGACGAACAGGCGGGGTGA
- a CDS encoding acyl carrier protein: MRGRAAVVLGHGDAGLVGSGQAFRELGVDSLTAVELRNGLAAETGLRLPSTLVFDHPTPRHLAALLDEELFGAEEADAETVLLAELDRLAATISRLSPVNGARTLAKTRLRSMLTELGDQAEGDPKAAVSEQLDAASDDEIFDFINRELGRS, from the coding sequence GTGCGCGGGCGTGCGGCCGTCGTGCTGGGGCACGGAGACGCCGGCCTCGTGGGGTCGGGGCAGGCCTTCCGGGAGCTCGGTGTGGACTCGTTGACGGCCGTGGAGCTGCGCAACGGGCTCGCCGCCGAGACGGGGCTGAGGCTGCCCAGCACGCTGGTCTTCGACCACCCGACCCCCCGCCATCTGGCGGCCCTCCTCGACGAGGAACTGTTCGGCGCCGAGGAGGCCGACGCGGAGACCGTCCTGCTCGCCGAGTTGGACCGGCTGGCCGCCACGATTTCAAGGCTTTCCCCAGTGAACGGCGCAAGGACTCTCGCGAAGACCCGACTGCGCAGCATGCTGACCGAGCTGGGTGATCAAGCCGAGGGGGATCCCAAGGCCGCCGTCTCCGAGCAGCTCGACGCCGCCTCGGACGACGAGATCTTCGACTTCATCAATCGGGAACTCGGCCGCTCCTGA
- a CDS encoding protein-arginine deiminase family protein — MAPDDDLRHRAHLHPRGEDLERPGGLVPGHPRAVNGVVLTPTTYLAPKQWRPVIGGKDILAEAVTRAYAKAGMRVRYLDDWRTHHVGGGEVHCGTNTIRAAGTPW, encoded by the coding sequence CTGGCGCCCGATGACGACCTCCGTCACCGAGCCCACCTTCACCCACGAGGGGAAGACCTGGAACGCCCCGGCGGGCTCGTACCGGGTCACCCCCGGGCCGTCAACGGCGTCGTACTGACCCCCACCACCTACCTCGCCCCCAAGCAGTGGCGCCCGGTCATCGGTGGCAAGGACATCCTCGCCGAGGCGGTGACCCGGGCGTACGCCAAGGCCGGCATGCGGGTGCGCTACCTGGACGACTGGCGTACCCACCACGTCGGCGGCGGCGAGGTGCACTGCGGCACCAACACCATCCGCGCCGCGGGCACCCCCTGGTAA